A single region of the Aeromicrobium chenweiae genome encodes:
- a CDS encoding NADH-quinone oxidoreductase subunit L has product MSRVVGRHWAYVALTAALAIAAAVWAVPHVGDSGFFAWVAEPRPDGPPLPSLSPDLFLLPTSAQLVLLAVGIGLLVQIYSTAFLGHHPRYRSYALVIVLFLVAMLAVVGTTNLWVLLVGWEVMGLCSYLLIGHEWQSAEARAGAAKAFLMTRTADLGLVLAILVIGQTYGTYDILGAQVAAAAGTQNATAIGLLLLVAVIGKSAQFPLHSWLPDAMPGPTPITALIHAATMVAAGVYLAGRLFFLYADSTVVLTTMAVVAGITMLLGALMALVQTDLKRALAWSTVSQLALMLAAVAAGDPDAGISHLVSHGAFKALLFLGCGCLMAAVGSSALAAMGGLRASMPVTFWTMTIGFAALAGVVPTAGFFTKDSVLHAIDRATGRDGGLADGTAYGLLAVALVTAFLTAAYATRLWLTAFFGSAPEGHAKGEAPRAMIGPLVVLAAATFALSIGQPVHLGMGLLSTAIAAAGIGLVVLLWRRGSSLDLDVRPLTAELGLDRPFSRWIPAAVRGVSRTVVDLDDEALDAYPRAGTRLAAGTSRLLELAQSRNVQRYATLMTAGVLLLVVIGVSRA; this is encoded by the coding sequence ATGAGCCGGGTCGTGGGACGCCACTGGGCGTACGTCGCGCTGACCGCTGCGCTCGCGATCGCCGCCGCGGTCTGGGCGGTCCCGCACGTGGGCGACAGCGGATTCTTCGCGTGGGTCGCGGAGCCGCGTCCGGACGGGCCCCCGCTGCCCTCGCTGTCCCCGGACCTGTTCCTGCTCCCCACCAGCGCCCAGCTGGTCCTGCTGGCCGTCGGCATCGGCCTGCTGGTGCAGATCTACTCGACGGCGTTTCTCGGCCATCATCCCCGGTACCGCTCGTACGCGCTGGTCATCGTCCTGTTCCTGGTCGCGATGCTCGCGGTCGTCGGCACGACGAACCTGTGGGTGCTGCTGGTGGGCTGGGAGGTGATGGGCCTGTGCTCCTACCTGCTGATCGGGCACGAATGGCAGAGCGCCGAGGCCCGCGCCGGGGCCGCGAAGGCGTTCTTGATGACCCGCACCGCGGATCTCGGGCTGGTGCTGGCGATCCTGGTGATCGGGCAGACCTACGGGACGTACGACATCCTGGGCGCGCAGGTGGCCGCCGCCGCGGGCACGCAGAACGCGACCGCGATCGGCCTGCTGCTCCTGGTCGCGGTGATCGGCAAGTCCGCGCAGTTCCCGCTGCACAGCTGGCTGCCCGACGCGATGCCCGGCCCCACGCCGATCACGGCCCTGATCCACGCCGCGACCATGGTCGCCGCGGGCGTCTACCTCGCGGGCCGGCTGTTCTTCCTCTACGCGGACTCGACGGTCGTCCTCACCACGATGGCGGTCGTCGCGGGCATCACGATGCTCCTCGGGGCACTGATGGCCCTCGTGCAGACCGATCTCAAGCGGGCGCTCGCGTGGTCGACCGTCAGCCAGCTCGCCCTCATGCTCGCGGCCGTCGCGGCAGGTGACCCGGACGCCGGCATCAGCCACCTCGTCTCGCACGGCGCGTTCAAGGCGCTGCTGTTCCTCGGGTGCGGCTGCCTGATGGCCGCGGTCGGCTCGAGCGCCCTCGCGGCCATGGGCGGCCTGCGGGCCTCGATGCCGGTCACCTTCTGGACGATGACGATCGGCTTCGCGGCCCTCGCCGGCGTCGTCCCGACGGCCGGCTTCTTCACCAAGGACTCGGTGCTGCACGCGATCGACCGGGCGACCGGCCGGGACGGCGGCCTCGCCGACGGCACCGCGTACGGGCTGCTGGCCGTCGCACTCGTGACGGCCTTCCTCACCGCGGCGTACGCGACCCGGCTGTGGCTCACGGCGTTCTTCGGCAGCGCTCCCGAGGGGCACGCGAAGGGCGAGGCGCCGCGCGCGATGATCGGCCCGCTGGTCGTGCTCGCCGCCGCGACGTTCGCGCTCTCGATCGGGCAGCCCGTCCACCTCGGCATGGGCCTGCTCAGCACGGCGATCGCCGCCGCAGGCATCGGCCTCGTGGTGCTGCTGTGGCGCCGCGGATCGTCCCTCGACCTCGACGTCCGGCCGCTCACCGCGGAGCTCGGGCTGGACCGGCCCTTCTCGCGCTGGATCCCCGCCGCGGTCCGGGGCGTCTCCCGGACCGTCGTCGACCTGGACGACGAGGCGCTCGACGCGTACCCCCGGGCCGGGACGCGACTGGCGGCCGGCACGTCCCGTCTGCTCGAGCTCGCCCAGTCGCGCAACGTGCAGCGCTACGCGACGCTCATGACCGCCGGAGTGCTCCTCCTCGTGGTGATCGGGGTGAGCCGGGCATGA
- a CDS encoding complex I subunit 1/NuoH family protein, which produces MSELLDAVLRCLLVLGAFLTLPLLVGQMEHKAMAHMQSRVGPMAAGGFHGWAQLVADGIKFAQKESITPAAADRRVFELAPAVALVPYLVALLAIPLGPFFGQGNLIGQDLDLGLFFVLAAMSVGVLGTLMGGLGSGNKYSYLGALRVAAQLMSYELPMVLAAASVAMAAGTLSLIGIADAWEPWWLLLQLPGLVVFFVAGLAELQRPPFDAPVADAELVMGPLTEYGGMRFAMFLLAEYAGIVVLAALTTVLFLGGWAGPWSDQLGWIWTLLKVVAVSFLVIWARVAYPRLREDQVNVLAWKVLVPVALAQITLTTVVVVA; this is translated from the coding sequence GTGAGTGAGCTCCTCGACGCCGTCCTGCGCTGCCTGCTCGTGCTGGGAGCGTTCCTGACGTTGCCGCTGCTGGTGGGGCAGATGGAGCACAAGGCGATGGCGCACATGCAGAGCCGCGTCGGCCCGATGGCGGCCGGCGGCTTCCACGGCTGGGCCCAGCTCGTGGCGGACGGCATCAAGTTCGCCCAGAAGGAGAGCATCACGCCGGCCGCCGCCGACCGTCGCGTGTTCGAGCTGGCCCCGGCGGTGGCGCTCGTGCCGTACCTCGTGGCGCTGCTGGCCATCCCGCTCGGCCCGTTCTTCGGCCAGGGCAACCTGATCGGCCAGGACCTCGACCTGGGGCTGTTCTTCGTCCTCGCCGCGATGAGCGTGGGCGTGCTGGGCACCCTGATGGGCGGTCTCGGCAGCGGCAACAAGTACTCCTATCTCGGCGCCCTGCGGGTGGCCGCCCAGCTCATGTCGTACGAGCTGCCGATGGTGCTGGCGGCGGCGAGCGTCGCGATGGCGGCCGGGACGCTGTCGCTGATCGGCATCGCGGACGCCTGGGAGCCGTGGTGGCTCCTGCTGCAGCTGCCGGGTCTCGTGGTCTTCTTCGTCGCGGGGCTCGCCGAGCTGCAACGTCCGCCGTTCGACGCACCGGTGGCCGACGCGGAGCTCGTGATGGGTCCGTTGACGGAGTACGGCGGCATGCGGTTCGCGATGTTCCTGCTCGCCGAGTACGCCGGCATCGTCGTGCTGGCAGCTCTGACGACCGTGCTGTTCCTGGGCGGCTGGGCCGGTCCGTGGTCGGACCAGCTCGGCTGGATCTGGACCCTCCTCAAGGTCGTCGCCGTCTCGTTCCTCGTGATCTGGGCCCGTGTGGCGTACCCGCGCCTGCGCGAGGACCAGGTCAACGTCCTCGCCTGGAAGGTGCTGGTGCCGGTGGCCCTCGCGCAGATCACGCTCACGACCGTGGTGGTGGTCGCATGA
- a CDS encoding YajQ family cyclic di-GMP-binding protein translates to MADSSFDIVSKIDRQEADNALNQAVKEIATRYDFKGTGAEIKWSGEWGIEITANADERALAVLDVFKDKLIKRGISLKALEEGEPRQSGKDVKINCDLGEGISQEQAKKVSKLIRDEGPKGVKVQIQGDELRVTSKKRDDLQEVQQLLKGADLDFAVQFTNYR, encoded by the coding sequence ATGGCCGACTCGTCCTTCGACATCGTGAGCAAGATCGACCGGCAGGAAGCGGACAACGCGCTCAACCAGGCGGTCAAGGAGATCGCGACCCGGTACGACTTCAAGGGCACGGGCGCCGAGATCAAGTGGAGCGGCGAGTGGGGCATCGAGATCACCGCGAACGCCGACGAGCGAGCGCTCGCCGTGCTCGACGTGTTCAAGGACAAGCTCATCAAGCGCGGCATCTCGCTCAAGGCGCTGGAGGAGGGTGAGCCCCGCCAGTCGGGCAAGGACGTCAAGATCAACTGCGACCTCGGCGAGGGCATCAGCCAGGAGCAGGCCAAGAAGGTCTCCAAGCTCATCCGCGACGAGGGACCCAAGGGCGTGAAGGTCCAGATCCAGGGCGACGAGCTGCGGGTCACCAGCAAGAAGCGCGACGACCTCCAGGAGGTCCAGCAGCTCCTCAAGGGCGCCGACCTCGACTTCGCCGTGCAGTTCACGAACTACCGCTGA
- a CDS encoding NADH-quinone oxidoreductase subunit C: protein MTIELNAFGPPHRVVETGAWHDAVAGLKQDGYTFFDWLSAVDELPDGFRLVVHLARVPTFGEGAHPLDHLLLVTYLDREEPTVASVADVFAGASWHERETHEMFGITFLTADAEPASTAPLLLPDGFEGHPLRKEFVLASRVAKPWPGAKEPGESAADSTRRRSRRRVKPPGVPEPGEWGPRE, encoded by the coding sequence GTGACGATCGAGCTCAATGCCTTCGGCCCTCCGCACCGCGTCGTGGAGACCGGCGCCTGGCACGACGCCGTCGCGGGCCTGAAGCAGGACGGCTACACCTTCTTCGACTGGCTCTCCGCGGTCGACGAGCTGCCCGACGGGTTCCGGCTCGTGGTCCACCTCGCGCGGGTCCCGACCTTCGGCGAGGGCGCGCACCCCTTGGACCACCTGCTCCTCGTGACGTACCTCGACCGCGAGGAGCCGACGGTCGCCTCGGTCGCGGACGTGTTCGCCGGCGCCTCGTGGCACGAGCGCGAGACCCACGAGATGTTCGGCATCACCTTCCTGACCGCCGACGCCGAGCCGGCCAGCACCGCGCCCCTGCTGCTGCCGGACGGCTTCGAGGGGCACCCGCTGCGCAAGGAGTTCGTCCTCGCGTCCCGCGTCGCGAAGCCGTGGCCGGGCGCCAAGGAGCCCGGGGAGAGCGCCGCGGACTCCACGCGCAGGCGGAGCCGCCGGCGGGTCAAGCCTCCGGGCGTGCCGGAGCCGGGGGAGTGGGGGCCACGTGAGTGA
- the mftR gene encoding mycofactocin system transcriptional regulator (MftR, the mycofactocin system transcriptional regulator, is an uncharacterized TetR family DNA-binding transcription factor. Its role is inferred by context. It occurs as part of the biosynthesis locus for mycofactocin, a partially characterized electron carrier derived from the terminal Val-Tyr dipeptide of the precursor peptide MftA, through a radical SAM enzyme-mediated process.) — translation MTASSARAQGRPSATDHAAIERAAFALFAEQGFDETTMEDIARAVGVGRRTLFRYFPSKNDIPWGQFDESLEYFRRQLAAVPADVPLADAVHDGVVAFNRFDDAALDQHRFRMRLILTTPALQAHSAIKYEAWRRVIAEFVAQRLSLEPDGQLPRLVGHVSLALSVAAYEQWLDEPASSLTDLLDQGLSLLRTYAGSERLRP, via the coding sequence ATGACAGCCAGTTCTGCGCGCGCCCAGGGTCGCCCCTCGGCCACCGACCACGCGGCGATCGAGCGCGCGGCGTTCGCACTGTTCGCCGAGCAGGGCTTCGACGAGACGACGATGGAGGACATCGCCCGCGCCGTGGGGGTCGGACGCCGGACCCTCTTTCGCTACTTCCCCTCCAAGAACGACATCCCGTGGGGGCAGTTCGACGAGAGCCTCGAGTACTTCCGCCGCCAGCTCGCCGCGGTCCCTGCGGACGTCCCGCTCGCCGACGCCGTCCACGACGGCGTGGTCGCGTTCAACAGGTTCGACGACGCCGCGCTCGACCAGCACCGCTTCCGCATGCGCCTCATCCTCACGACGCCGGCCCTCCAGGCCCACTCGGCCATCAAGTACGAGGCCTGGCGCCGCGTGATCGCCGAGTTCGTGGCGCAGCGGCTCTCGTTGGAGCCGGACGGCCAGCTCCCGCGCCTCGTCGGCCACGTCAGCCTCGCGCTGTCCGTCGCGGCGTACGAGCAGTGGCTCGACGAGCCGGCCAGCTCGCTGACCGACCTGCTCGACCAGGGGCTGAGCCTGCTGCGGACGTACGCCGGGAGCGAACGACTCAGGCCCTGA
- a CDS encoding NADH-quinone oxidoreductase subunit N: MNIPVDWNLVAPAVVVMAGALVALLVDAFYPRRTWNGPELPAGVALIGAGVLAHTYRDDTGRYTFALTAIILVGTLFVLVASNIMNFETAMPPGEFHFLLMSAAAGAVLMVTARDLVTLVVSLELLSLPSIALVGLRQGDRVAIRSAWTFFLASVVSTAITLMGISLLYGVTGSLDYDAIRGALAQPDVPEGVVAVAVVLTLVGLLFKLGAVPFHAWVPDAYGGASVMVAGFLSTVSKAAAVGSLLILVNVALPVAYETWQPVLAVVAAATMTIGNLGALRQSDAVGLLAWSSIAQAGFLVAPSVAVLTLEGLSAPVQYLAVYALANLVAFAALSVVLRLRGSTRLDELKGLARTDPWMGIPLVVATLVLAGFPPAVIGVVTKYVVIRPVVESEHVWLAVVMGINVMLGLAYYLRLVVRLCDRPDGEPYVSPSPPVSVRFAKSTVLLGTAALLVLSAWPDLLLRHLP; the protein is encoded by the coding sequence ATGAACATCCCTGTCGACTGGAATCTCGTCGCCCCCGCCGTGGTCGTCATGGCCGGTGCCCTCGTGGCGCTGCTCGTCGACGCGTTCTACCCGCGGCGCACCTGGAACGGCCCGGAGCTGCCGGCAGGGGTCGCGCTCATCGGTGCCGGGGTGCTCGCGCACACGTACCGCGACGACACGGGCAGGTACACGTTCGCGCTGACGGCGATCATCCTGGTGGGCACGCTGTTCGTGCTCGTGGCCTCGAACATCATGAACTTCGAGACCGCGATGCCACCGGGGGAGTTCCACTTCCTCCTGATGAGCGCTGCCGCGGGAGCGGTGCTGATGGTGACCGCGCGCGACCTCGTGACCCTCGTCGTCTCGCTGGAGCTGCTGTCCCTGCCCTCGATCGCCCTGGTGGGCCTGCGCCAGGGGGACCGGGTCGCGATCCGGTCGGCGTGGACGTTCTTCCTTGCCTCGGTCGTCTCGACGGCCATCACGCTCATGGGCATCTCGTTGCTGTACGGCGTGACCGGGTCCCTCGACTACGACGCGATCCGCGGCGCGCTGGCGCAGCCCGACGTGCCGGAGGGCGTCGTCGCGGTGGCGGTCGTCCTGACGCTCGTCGGGCTGCTGTTCAAGCTCGGCGCGGTGCCGTTCCACGCGTGGGTCCCCGACGCGTACGGCGGGGCGTCCGTCATGGTCGCGGGCTTCCTCTCGACGGTCTCGAAGGCCGCCGCGGTCGGCTCGCTGCTGATCCTGGTCAACGTGGCGCTCCCGGTCGCGTACGAGACGTGGCAGCCGGTGCTGGCCGTCGTGGCCGCCGCGACGATGACGATCGGCAACCTGGGCGCCCTGCGCCAGAGCGACGCGGTCGGCCTCCTGGCCTGGTCGTCGATCGCCCAGGCCGGGTTCCTGGTCGCCCCGTCGGTCGCGGTCCTCACCCTCGAGGGGCTCAGCGCGCCGGTGCAGTACCTCGCGGTCTACGCCCTGGCCAACCTCGTCGCGTTCGCCGCGTTGTCGGTCGTGCTGCGGCTGCGGGGGAGCACCCGGCTCGACGAGCTCAAGGGCCTGGCGCGCACCGACCCGTGGATGGGCATCCCGCTGGTCGTCGCGACGCTGGTGCTGGCCGGCTTCCCGCCCGCGGTCATCGGCGTCGTGACCAAGTACGTCGTGATCCGGCCGGTCGTCGAGTCAGAGCACGTCTGGCTCGCGGTCGTCATGGGCATCAACGTGATGCTGGGTCTCGCGTACTACCTGCGCCTGGTCGTGCGGCTCTGCGACCGACCCGACGGCGAGCCGTACGTCAGCCCGTCCCCGCCGGTGTCGGTGCGCTTCGCCAAGTCGACGGTGCTGCTGGGCACCGCGGCGCTGCTGGTCCTCAGCGCCTGGCCCGACCTCCTGCTGCGCCACCTGCCCTGA
- the mftC gene encoding mycofactocin radical SAM maturase (MftC is a radical SAM/SPASM enzyme that catalyzes the first two steps in biosynthesis of the electron carrier mycofactocin from the terminal Val-Tyr dipeptide of the precursor peptide MftA.) yields the protein MTILETRPVVARPEGGTLIEQFELGLDAPICLTWELTYACNLECAHCLSSSGRRDPRELTTEQCKAVIDELQRMQVFYVNIGGGEPTIRPDFWELLDYAVSHDVGVKFSTNGVRLNPERARFLASTDYVDVQISLDGATAEVNDYVRGPGSYDTAITALKNLQDAGFKDAKISVVCTRQNIGQLDEFKAIADQYGATLRLTRLRPSGRGADVWDELHPLPEQQRELYDWLMANGEKVLTGDSFFHLSAFGEADGGGALPGLNLCGAGRVVCLIDPIGDVYACPFAIHENFLAGNILADGGFENVWQMSELFNDLRAPQTSGACTKCAFFDACRGGCMAAKFFTGLPLDGPDPECVQGYGETALASGERIIPLQGQDHSKKNPTRNQPVMLTLSRRDDLQAPPVSACAENPLAGFTL from the coding sequence ATGACCATCCTGGAAACCCGTCCTGTCGTCGCCCGCCCCGAGGGCGGCACGTTGATCGAGCAGTTCGAGCTGGGTCTCGACGCGCCGATCTGCCTGACCTGGGAGCTCACCTACGCCTGCAACCTGGAGTGCGCGCACTGCCTGTCGTCCTCGGGCCGCCGCGACCCGCGCGAGCTGACCACCGAGCAGTGCAAGGCCGTCATCGACGAGCTGCAGCGCATGCAGGTGTTCTACGTCAACATCGGTGGTGGCGAGCCCACGATCCGTCCTGACTTCTGGGAGCTGCTCGACTACGCCGTCTCGCACGACGTCGGCGTGAAGTTCTCGACCAACGGCGTCCGGCTCAACCCCGAGCGCGCCCGCTTCCTCGCGAGCACCGACTACGTCGACGTGCAGATCTCGCTCGACGGCGCGACCGCCGAGGTGAACGACTACGTCCGCGGCCCCGGCTCGTACGACACCGCGATCACCGCGCTGAAGAACCTGCAGGACGCCGGCTTCAAGGACGCCAAGATCTCGGTCGTCTGCACGCGACAGAACATCGGCCAGCTCGACGAGTTCAAGGCCATCGCCGACCAGTACGGCGCGACGCTGCGCCTGACGCGGCTGCGTCCCTCGGGCCGCGGCGCCGACGTCTGGGACGAGCTGCACCCGCTGCCCGAGCAGCAGCGCGAGCTCTACGACTGGCTGATGGCCAACGGCGAGAAGGTGCTGACCGGCGACTCGTTCTTCCACCTGTCGGCGTTCGGCGAGGCTGACGGCGGCGGCGCCCTGCCCGGCCTCAACCTGTGCGGTGCCGGCCGGGTGGTGTGCCTGATCGACCCGATCGGCGACGTGTACGCGTGCCCGTTCGCGATCCACGAGAACTTCCTGGCCGGCAACATCCTGGCCGACGGTGGCTTCGAGAACGTGTGGCAGATGTCCGAGCTGTTCAACGACCTGCGCGCGCCGCAGACCTCGGGCGCGTGCACCAAGTGCGCGTTCTTCGACGCCTGCCGCGGCGGCTGCATGGCCGCGAAGTTCTTCACCGGCCTGCCGCTCGACGGACCCGACCCCGAGTGCGTCCAGGGCTACGGCGAGACGGCGCTGGCGTCGGGGGAGCGGATCATCCCGCTCCAGGGCCAGGACCACTCCAAGAAGAACCCGACGCGCAACCAGCCCGTCATGCTCACGCTGTCCCGCCGGGACGATCTCCAGGCGCCGCCGGTCTCGGCCTGCGCCGAGAACCCCCTCGCCGGCTTCACCCTCTGA
- a CDS encoding complex I subunit 4 family protein produces MIVAALLVPAVVGLALLIGRARVSGPVAAWLGAAAMTVSLVLYALVWEGRDVVSGEVDEPWIEPIGARLHLGVTAISWPFLLMTAGLGVLCCLWLVARDSAPALVGLVLVISASSLGVFSSLDLLVFFVFFELALVPMWFVIAWWGDVTHGAQTAATRFLLFTVSGSGLILVGIVVIGLDGGSLQVDEAMSGSLAAAVLVTIGFAVKTPVVPLHTWLPDAHSAAPTVGSVLLAGVFLKLGTYGLILFSPLLTRFADVAPYLAVAGAIGVVWAALACYAQDDLKRLIAYSSIGHMGFVVIAISTQSRVGLAAAVIGSVAHGVISALLFFTAGSLKDRFGTASMAAIGRGLYARTPWLAVTFVLAAVAGLGLPGLAAFWGEVLSLRAAYEIGDVLTRPVAWTALGLAVLGIALTTAYFVRAVRLLAQGEPVPHAGDRDLDRRELVVLGTLVVAALVLGLWPDPVLDLFDPLTRSFAR; encoded by the coding sequence ATGATCGTCGCCGCCCTCCTCGTCCCCGCCGTCGTCGGCCTCGCGCTGCTGATCGGCCGCGCACGGGTCTCCGGCCCCGTCGCGGCGTGGCTCGGCGCGGCCGCGATGACCGTGTCATTGGTCCTGTACGCCCTCGTGTGGGAGGGGCGCGACGTGGTGTCGGGCGAGGTCGACGAGCCGTGGATCGAGCCCATCGGCGCGCGCCTGCACCTCGGCGTCACCGCGATCTCGTGGCCGTTCCTGCTCATGACCGCCGGGCTCGGCGTGCTGTGCTGCCTGTGGCTGGTCGCCCGCGACTCCGCACCTGCGCTCGTCGGTCTCGTCCTGGTGATCAGCGCGTCGTCCCTCGGGGTGTTCAGCTCCCTCGACCTGCTGGTGTTCTTCGTCTTCTTCGAGCTCGCGCTCGTCCCGATGTGGTTCGTCATCGCCTGGTGGGGGGACGTGACCCACGGGGCGCAGACGGCGGCGACGCGGTTCCTGCTCTTCACGGTGTCCGGCTCGGGGCTCATCCTGGTCGGCATCGTCGTCATCGGCCTCGACGGCGGTTCGCTGCAGGTCGACGAGGCGATGTCGGGCTCGCTGGCAGCGGCTGTGCTGGTGACCATCGGCTTCGCCGTCAAGACGCCGGTCGTCCCCCTGCACACCTGGCTGCCGGACGCCCACAGCGCGGCGCCCACCGTCGGCTCGGTGCTGCTCGCCGGCGTGTTCCTCAAGCTCGGGACGTACGGACTGATCCTGTTCAGCCCGCTGCTGACGCGGTTCGCCGACGTCGCGCCCTACCTCGCGGTCGCCGGTGCGATCGGCGTGGTCTGGGCCGCGCTGGCCTGCTACGCGCAGGACGACCTCAAGCGCCTGATCGCGTACTCCAGCATCGGTCACATGGGATTCGTGGTGATCGCGATCTCGACGCAGAGCCGGGTCGGTCTCGCGGCTGCGGTGATCGGCTCGGTCGCTCACGGCGTGATCAGCGCGCTGCTGTTCTTCACGGCCGGGTCGCTGAAGGACCGGTTCGGAACCGCGTCGATGGCCGCGATCGGCCGTGGGCTCTACGCGCGCACGCCGTGGCTCGCGGTCACCTTCGTCCTCGCCGCCGTGGCCGGTCTCGGCCTGCCGGGTCTCGCCGCGTTCTGGGGCGAGGTGCTGTCGCTGCGCGCGGCGTACGAGATCGGCGACGTGCTGACCAGGCCGGTCGCGTGGACGGCCCTGGGCCTGGCGGTGCTGGGCATCGCGCTGACGACCGCCTACTTCGTGCGGGCCGTCCGGCTGCTGGCACAGGGCGAGCCCGTGCCGCACGCCGGCGACCGCGACCTCGACCGGCGGGAGCTCGTCGTGCTCGGCACGCTCGTCGTCGCCGCGCTGGTGCTGGGCCTGTGGCCCGATCCCGTCCTTGACCTGTTCGATCCCCTCACGAGGTCCTTCGCCCGATGA
- a CDS encoding NADH-quinone oxidoreductase subunit J family protein — MSLSEIVFLVLAVVAVGSALLSMTSGQLVHSALWLVVTLGAVAGCFVLMTAEFVAWVQVLVYVGSVVVLVIFALMLTRQPSGSRSAEVTGNRWIAALVGLVAAVGLGATMVAGFRGEEIEGRRIGTAGSIGDALFNDWVLPFEILSGVLLAALIGAIVISRSGSDR, encoded by the coding sequence ATGAGCCTGTCCGAGATCGTCTTCCTCGTGCTGGCCGTCGTCGCGGTCGGCTCGGCGCTGCTGTCCATGACCAGTGGCCAGCTGGTGCACTCCGCCCTGTGGCTCGTGGTGACGCTGGGCGCCGTCGCGGGCTGCTTCGTGCTGATGACCGCCGAGTTCGTCGCCTGGGTGCAGGTGCTGGTGTACGTCGGCTCGGTCGTCGTCCTGGTCATCTTCGCCCTGATGCTGACGCGCCAGCCCAGCGGCTCCCGCTCCGCGGAGGTGACGGGCAACCGCTGGATCGCCGCCCTCGTGGGCCTGGTCGCGGCCGTCGGCCTCGGTGCCACGATGGTCGCGGGGTTCCGCGGCGAGGAGATCGAGGGACGCCGCATCGGCACGGCGGGCTCGATCGGGGACGCGTTGTTCAACGACTGGGTCCTGCCGTTCGAGATCCTCAGCGGGGTGCTCCTGGCCGCGCTGATCGGGGCGATCGTGATCTCCCGGTCAGGCTCTGATCGCTGA
- the mftA gene encoding mycofactocin precursor MftA (Mycofactocin is a small molecule electron carrier derived from the final two amino acids, Val-Tyr, of MftA, the mycofactocin precursor. It plays a role in redox homeostasis and the metabolism of alcohols and aldehydes in Actinobacteria, including Mycobacterium tuberculosis.), which yields MDQTPTVDVVDTEATPVTAESLIEEVSIDGMCGVY from the coding sequence ATGGACCAGACCCCGACCGTCGACGTCGTCGACACCGAGGCCACGCCCGTCACCGCCGAGTCGCTCATCGAGGAAGTCTCGATCGACGGCATGTGCGGCGTCTACTGA
- the nuoK gene encoding NADH-quinone oxidoreductase subunit NuoK — translation MPLLYPLVLASALFGIGLYGVLARRNAVLMLLGVELMLNAVNLNLVAFDAWFADALHSGQVLTLFTITIAAAEIGLGLAIVLALFRALRTVDVDEVGR, via the coding sequence ATGCCGCTGCTGTATCCGCTGGTGCTGGCGTCCGCCCTCTTCGGGATCGGCCTGTACGGGGTGCTGGCCCGCCGCAACGCCGTCCTCATGCTGCTCGGGGTCGAGCTGATGCTCAACGCCGTCAACCTCAACCTCGTCGCCTTCGACGCCTGGTTCGCCGACGCGCTGCACTCGGGGCAGGTGCTGACGCTGTTCACCATCACGATCGCGGCGGCGGAGATCGGTCTCGGGCTGGCGATCGTGCTGGCCCTCTTCCGCGCGCTGCGCACTGTCGACGTCGACGAGGTGGGCCGATGA
- the mftB gene encoding mycofactocin biosynthesis chaperone MftB (MftB, a small protein, is a peptide chaperone that assists the radical SAM enzyme MftC in performing two modifications to the C-terminal Val-Tyr dipeptide of the mycofactocin precursor peptide, MftA. MftB's role is analogous to the role of PqqD in the biosynthesis of PQQ, a cofactor that derives entirely from a Tyr and a Glu in the precursor PqqA.), with product MTEMLDEAWNLSPAVALRPEPFGAMAYHFGNRKLTFLKRMQLVEVVRGLAGQPDVRSTLQVVGVPESQWPGYVDALRGLAATDMIRPRTTSTEAVA from the coding sequence ATGACCGAGATGTTGGACGAGGCGTGGAACCTGTCACCGGCCGTCGCGCTGCGGCCTGAGCCCTTCGGCGCGATGGCGTACCACTTCGGCAACCGCAAGCTGACCTTCCTCAAGCGCATGCAGCTCGTCGAGGTCGTTCGCGGCCTCGCCGGCCAGCCCGACGTCCGGTCGACCCTGCAGGTCGTCGGCGTGCCCGAGTCGCAGTGGCCCGGGTACGTCGACGCCCTGCGGGGCCTCGCCGCCACCGACATGATCCGCCCCCGCACCACGAGCACAGAGGCCGTCGCATGA